In the genome of Oncorhynchus nerka isolate Pitt River linkage group LG4, Oner_Uvic_2.0, whole genome shotgun sequence, the window tcactttttgaccCGTGCCGAATACTGTATTCTCTCTGACAATAATAAAAACTATGCCAGATCACACACTAATTACACTGACACACGACAAACCTAACACCCCAATTCCATTGTGGCTGGACCCCACCCCACTATGCCGCCAAAGCAGGCTGTCTGGGCATGGTGTAACGGTGGgtgagtgatgggtgtggagtcagacgcagagagcaaaAGTAAACGGGGGAAACGCTTTAATGTCCTCTACAAAGTAACAGGTCCAATCATGGGTGAAGCCCTAAACACAGGTGCAAACAAACCCAAAACCTTAGTTACAAaacccggacagcgaaaacccaaaagaCAACGATACACCACCAACGTAACAATaacaacaagcccgcacaaacaccagcgggctaaacgaacttaaataacacccatcccaaaaccccaacaaggaacaggtgaaaacaattagacaaaaacaaatgaaaaggaaaaagggatcggtggcagctagtgaaatgagcaggaaggggagccaccttcggtgggagtcgtgacacATGGTGCGATTCCCGGTGGAGTGGGTCcagtgtagagtggtgggggggggacGCCCCTCAGATTTGTGAAATgtagggtgagggagagcttagtatgcttctctgtgtgtggagtaaaggtggtgtagagttttttccccctctggttgaatgtgacatgctggtagaaatgagttaAAACAGATTTaaatttgcctgcattaaagtccccggccactaggagcgccgcttctggatgagcattttgttgtttgcttatggccttatacagctcattgagtgcagtcttagtgccagtatcagtttgtggtggtaaatagatggctacgaataatatagatgaaaaccctcttgggagataatgtggtctacagcttatcatgaggtcatctaactcaggcgagcaatacctcgtgacttctttaatattagacattgtgcaccagctgttattgacaaatagacaaacacacccacccctcgtcttaccaggcatagctgttctgtcctgccgatgcacggaaacCCCAGCCAACTCTATATTATCTATGTCGTCGTTCAGccgcataagatattacagtttttcatGTCCTGTTGATAGGATAGAACGGAGATGATTCAGTTTATTTctagtgattgcacgttggccaatagaacggatgctAGAGGCGGGTTACCCTCTCGTCgacgaattctcacaaggcacccgaTCTCCGCACCCTGTATTTCCATCTTCATGTGAGTGACGGGGTTTGGGCCTGTTCTCGGGGATGCAGtatatccttctcgtcggactcaTTCAAGAGAAATTcggagtaatcgctgttctgatgtccagaagctcttttcagtcataagagacggtagcagcaacattatgtacaaaataaatgTGGGATAAAAATGACAAAATAGAACAGTTGGTTAGGAACCGGTAAAACaacagccatcccctccggcgccattatcCAATGGGTCGCGAATGAAACAACCTGGTTCAATTTGGGTCCCGAGGCAAAATCAGTTGAGAACTAGTGTATAAACCAGTTGAGAACCACTCTACTCGTGTTTAAACCAGTTGAGATTTCATGATGGCGCCAGAGGTGATGGCTGCCAtcttatcggctcttaaccaaccaagctattttattttatttttttgccttgttcgtaacttgttttgtacataatgttgctgctaccgtctcttatgaccgaaaagagcttcctgacatcagaactgcgattactcacctcagattagacaaagagtttttcttcaatgagtcggacgggaggaatatactacagacacccgaccaggcccagatccccgtcattCACTGGAGAAGGAAATTGAGATTTCGCGAAAAGaaatcagggtgccttgtgaggatcaggagatgagtggctaatctgcctttgccgtctgtcctgctagctaacgttcaatctttggaaaataaatgggacgaactgaaagcacgtatatcctaccaacgggacattaaaaactgtaatatcctgtgtttcactgagtcgtggctgaacgacaacattgaGAACACACAGCTGGCAGGTTATACACCTTATTGGCATGATAAAGTGTATTACAAGCAGCTTCTGGTAAGACACGAGGAGGGGGGCATatgcatatatgtaaacaacagctggtgcatgatatctaaggaagtgtCAAGGTTTTGCTTGCCTCTGGTGGAGCATCTCATGACAAGCATgatacctagagagttttcatctgtatttttcctAGCTGTCTACATAtcccacagaccgatgctggcagtaagactgcactcaatgagatgtataccgccataagcaaacagggaaacgctcatccagaggcagcgttcctagtggccggggacgtTAATGCAAAGAAACTTAAATCAACCAGAGGTACTCCAcacacaaagctctccctcactctccatttggcaaatctgaccataattatatcctcctgattcctgcttacaagcacaaattaaagcaggaagcaccagtgactcggtcaataaaaaagtggtcagatgaagcagatgctaagctacaggactattttgctagcacagactggaatatgttccgggattcttccgatggctttgatgagtacaccacatcagtcactggcttcctcaataagtgcatcgaggacgtcatccccacagtgaccgtacatataTACCCCAAGAAGCCATGGATGccacaggcaacatccgcactgagctaaagggtagagctgccgctttcaaggagcgggactctaacccggaagcttataagaaatcccgctatgccctctgacgaaccatcaaacaagcaatgcGTCAATACAGGAATAAAATTGAATCGTACGACACCAGCTCcgatgctcgtcagatgtggcagggcctgcaaactattgcagactacaaagggaagcacagccgagagctgcccagtgacatgagcccaccaaacgagctaaataacttctatgcccGCTTTGAGGCAagaaacactgaaacatgcatgagagcatcagctgttctggacgactgtgtgatcacgctctccgcagccgatgtgagtaagacctttcaaCAGGTCATCATTCACAAGatcgcagggccagatggattaccaggacatgtactccgagcatgcgctgaccaaccggcaagtgtcttcactgacattttcaacctctccctgtctgtaataccaacatgtttcaagcagtctaccattgtccctgtgcccaagaatactaaggtaacctgcctaaatgactaccgacctgtagcactcacgtcggtagccatgaagtgttttgaaaagctggtcatggctcacattaacaccgttatcccagaaaacctagacccactccaatttgcataccgcaccagtTGAGAACCTCTGGTCTAGTTTATAAACCAGttgagaaccactggtctagtgtataaaccagttgagaaccactggtctagtGTATAAACCAGTTGAGAACCTCTGGTCTAGTGTATAAACCAGTTGAGAACCTCTGGTCTAGTGTATAAACCAGTTGAGAACCACTGGAATAGTGTATAAACCAGttgagaaccactggtctagtGTATAAACCAGTTGAGAACCTCTGGTCTAGTGTATAAACCAGttgagaaccactggtctagtGTATAAACCAGTTGAGAACCTCTGGTCTAGTGTATAAACCAGTTGAGAACCTCTGGTCTAGTGTATAAACCAGTTGAGAACCTCTGGTCTAGTGTATAAACCAGTTGAGAACCTCTGGTCTAGTGTATAAACCAGTTGAGAACCTCTGGTCTAGTGTATAAACCAGTTGAGAACCTCTGGTCTAGTGTATAAACCAGttgagaaccactggtctagtgtataaaccagttgagaaccactggtctagtGTATAAACCAGTTGAGAACCTCTGGTCTAGTGTATGAACCAGTTGAGAACCTCTGGTCTAGTGTATAAACCAGttgagaaccactggtctagtGTATAAACCAGTTGAGAACCTCTGGTCTAGTGTATAAACCAGttgagaaccactggtctagtGTATAAACCAGTTGAGAACCTCTGGTCTAGTGTATAAACCAAGGCACTGTCGTAGGACAGTAAACATTATGGCCATGAAACAGGACAGTAAACATTATGGCTATGAAACAGGACAATAAACATTATGGCTATGAAACAGGACTGTAAACATTATGGCTATGAAACAGGACAGTAAACATTATGGCTATGAAACAGGACTGTAAACATTATGGCTATGAAACAGGACTGTAAACATTATGGCTATGAAACAGGACTGTAAACATTATGGCTATGAAACAGGACTGTAAACATTATGGCCATGAAACAGGACAGTAAACATTATGGCTATGAAACAGGACTGTAAACATTATGGCTATGAAACAGGACCTGGAACATTATGGCTATGAAACAGGACAGTAAACATTATGGCTATGAAACAGGACAGTAAACATTATGGCTATGAAACAGGACAGTAAACATTATGGCTATGAAACAGGACTGTAAACATTATGGCTATGAAACAGGACAGTAAACATTATGGCTATGAAACAGGACTGTAAACATTATGGCTATGAAACAGGACTGTAAACATTATGGCTATGAAACAGGACAGTAAACATTATGGCTATGAAACAGGACAGTAAACATTATGGCTATGAAACAGGACTGTAAACATTATGGCTATGAAACAGGACTGTAAACATTATGGCTATGAAACAGGACAGTAAACATTATGGCTATGAAACAGGACTGTAAACATTATGGCTATGAAACAGGACTGTAAACATTATGGCTATGAAACAGGACAGTAAACATTATGGCTATGAAACAGGACAGTAAACATTATGGCTATGAAACAGGACAGTAAACATTATGGCTATGAAACAGGACTGTAAACATTATGGCTATGAAACAGGACTGTAAACATTATGGCTATAAAACAGGAAAGTAAACATTATGGCTATGAAACAGGACAGTAAACATTATGGCTATGAAACAGGACAGTAAACATTATGGCCATGAAACAGGACAGTAAACATTATGGCCATGAAACAGGACAGTAAACATTATGGCTATGAAACAGGACAATAAACATTATGGCTATGAAACAGGACAGTAAACATTATGGCTATGAAACAGGACTGTAAACATTATGGCTATGAAACAGGACTGTAAACATTATGGCTATGAAACAGGACAGTAAACATTATGGCCATGAAACAGGACTGTAAACATTATGGCTATAAAACAGGACTGTAAACATTATGGCTATGAAACAGGACTGTAAACATTATGGCTATGAAACAGGACTGTAAACATTATGGCTATGAAACAGGACTGTAAACATTATGGCTATGAAACAGGACTGTAAACATTATGGCTATGAAACAGGACTGTAAACATTATGGCTATGAAACAGGACTGTAAACATTATGGCTATGAAACAGGACTGTAAACATTATGGCTATGAAACAGGACAGTAAACATTATGGCTATGAAACAGGACAGTAAACATTATGGCTATGAAACAGGACTGTAAACATTATGGCTATGAAACAGGACAGTAAACATTATGGCTATGAAACAGGACAGTAAACATTATGGCTATGAAACAGGACTGTAAACATTATGGCTATGAAACAGGACAGTAAACATTATGGCTATGAAACAGGACAGTAAACATTATGGCTATGAAACAGGACAGTAAACATTATGGCTATGAAACAGGACTGTAAACATTATGGCTATGAAACAGGACTGTAAACATTATGGCTATGAAACAGGACAGTACACATTATGGCTATAAAACAGGACAGTAAACATTATGGCTATGAAACAGGACTGTAAACATTATGGCTATGAAACAGGACTGTAAACATTATGGCCATGAAACAGGACAGTAAACATTATGGCTATGAAACAGGACTGTAAACATTATGGCTATGAAACAGGACTGTAAACATTATGGCTATGAAACAGGACTGTAAACATTATGGCTATGAAACAGGACAGCAAACATTATGGCTATAAAACAGGACAGTAAACATTATGGCTATGAAACAGGACTGTAAACATTATGGCTATGAAACAGGACAGTAAACATTATGGCTATGAAACAGGACTGTAAACATTATGGCTATGAAACAGGACAGTAAACATTATGGCTATGAAACAGGACAGTAAACATTATGGCTATAAAACAGGACAGTAAACATTATGGCTATGAAACAGGACTGTAAACATTATGGCTATGAAACAGGACAGTAAACATTATGGCTATGAAACAGGACAGTAAACATTATGGCTATGAAACAGGACAGTAAACATTATGGCTATGAAACAGGACTGTAAACATTATGGCTATGAAACAGGACAGTAAACATTATGGCTATGAAACAGGACAGTAAACATTATGGCTATGAAACAGGACTGTAAACATTATGGCTATGAAACAGGACAGTAAACATTATGGCTATGAAACAGGACTGTAAACATTATGGCTATGAAACAGGACTGTAAACATTATGGCTATGAAACAGGACAGTAAACATTATGGCCATGAAACAGGACAGTTAACATTATGGCTATGAAACAGGACAGTAAACATTATGGCTATGAAACAGGACAGTAAACATTATGGCCATGAAACAGGACAGTAAACATTATGGCTATGAAACAGGACTGTAAACATTATGGCTATGAAACAGGACAGTAAACATTATGGCTATGAAACAGGACAGTAAACATTATGGCTATGAAACAGGACTGTAAACATTATGGCTATGAAACAGGACAGTACACATTATGGCTATGAAACAGGACTGTAAACATTATGGCTATGAAACAGGACTGTAAACATTATGGCTATGAAACAGGACAGTAAACATTATGGCTATAAAACAGGACAGTAAACATTATGGCTATGAAACAGGACTGTAAACATTATGGCTATGAAACAGGACAGTAAACATTATGGCTATGAAACAGGACAGTAAACATTATGGCTATGAAACAGGACAGTAAACATTATGGCTATAAAACAGGACTGTAAACATTATGGCTATGAAACAGGACTGTAAACATTATGGCTATGAAACAGGACTGTAAACATTATGGCTATGAAACAGGACTGTAAACATTATGGCTATGAAACAGGACTGTAAACATTATGGCTATGAAACAGGAGAGGgatcttcctctctcttttctattAAACTAAACTTTGCAGCCACCGGTGCTTCTTTCATCAATAACGGCAGAGAAACGGGGGGAAACCCTTcgcttctctcattctctatgaTTAACCACCAGGATGTTGTTTTTACTTGGTCAGACCAGGACGAGTACAGGGTGTCCGGGGAGTGAGACGGATGGTTTTGAAGCACATAGCATTTAATAAGTCACTGTCAATAGGACACTGCTTAATGTATGCCAGACAGAAAGCCAAAAGAGGGGAGAAATAACCCAGTTTGCAATCTAAATGGTTCACTATTTcctttataatgcactacttttgaccagggcccatagggtcatagtcgaaaatagtgcactacatagggaatagtgtgccatttggaacgGAGATCAGGATTCTCATCTTTCATCTCTCTAAGTGCCTTGCAGTACTAAGTGTCTGAATCTCGTCATATTGTATTGGTGATATTTTTGTATTACCTAAACCTTAATCAGGTTTAAAGTCTGTAATGTAAGGTATATTCTAATGACGTGCGTTGTTGAGAAGACTAAGCCCTTGAGCTTGAAATGTTTATAGAGATTCTAATTCATATATCCATGTAGTGTGTGTTTTCACTCCGGTTTGTTTTAGCCGGTTTACACATTTGCATAGAAGGTAGGCAAACTCCTTGGGTCAGTCCAGTTGGAGTGTAAACAGTCTGTTAAACTTGAACTTACAGTCTGTCCCAACACAAACACAAGGCATGACTTAGAGCATGTAGTCATGAGGCAACTTCAAAACTTTGTGACAACATCAAAATCAGAATCAATCTATGAATGACCATTCTAGACATGGCCACATTTGTATTTTCTAGTCGCCAGTTAATCTTCTGGAAATCATTCATTTTTTTgttatcgtttttttttttttttcgcagAAAATGGAAGACATCCCTCTCCGCTTTCCAACACATTTTCCTGTAAATCATACATTTTTGGCGAAAGATGAAAATATTATAAATCTGTGGAGAGGAGTCTCTGTTGGTTGTTGGGGTCAAACCTTTCTCAGACGATGGACAGACTAccaaaagaaagagagacatgggCCAATCGTGCAGAGTTCATCCTTTCTTCAGTAGGCTATGCAGTCGGAATTGGAAATGTGTGGCGCTTTCCATACGTCTGCTTCAGCGATGGCGGAGGTAAGTTCATGGAAAATTATGTTTTGGAGTACAACATTACCCTGGGAGCTCTTATAATAGTTTTAATACACTATTAATAGATTACATGTTTTACCATTGATTTCTACATATAATTACCATCTCCTCTAATCAGGTGCATTCCTCATTCCCTATCTCACCatgatgtgtctgtgtgccatCCCGCTGGTGTTCATGGAGTTTACAGTGGGGCAGTACACAAAAAGAGGACCTGTTGAGGCATTCATCGACATCTGTCCTCTAATGAAAGGTCATACATTACAAGATATAATTGACCAGTATTATGAAGTCAGTTTTATATCAAGAGAGACCCCAAGCAACATAATACTAGAGCCtgtatcattttttattttatttgacctttaaccTATGCTATGTTTTTtccatgtttgttgttgttggtctCCAGGTGTGGGTGTGGCTATGGTGATGCTGTCCTTCATCGTGGCCTCCTACAACAACACAGTCCTGACCTGGGTTCTGTACTACCTCTTCCACTCCTTCACAGCCCCGTTGCCATGGCAGCTCTGTAATGCCACCTGGAACATTCCAGAGAACTGTTCCAGCTTCATGGAAAACTCCACCACACACCTGCAGTCCGCCACTAAACAATTCTTTGAGTAGGTTTTACATTACAGTAACGTTTTAACCGTTCTCATTCAATGTCACTTCAAGCTGTGATGTTGGTTTAACCAAATTCACAACACACTAGTTGTTTTTATTCACCAAGAATGTAGCATCATTACACTTAAAGACTGTCGTGTGTTTAGCCATAGGCTCCTGGAAATCACTGAGGGGATTGAGACTGTGGGCCACCTGCGATGGGAGCTGGTTGGAATTCTCCTGCTGATCTGGGCCATCCTATTCTTCTGTGTCTTCAAGGGGATCAGATCCACTGGCAAAGTTGTCCATCCCTCCTGACCATTGTTACATTGGATACCCAACAGAGCACTTCATCAAAGTGATTCTGCTCTACTAATGATGAGTGTCGGGGAGAACTGTTGTGGTGTGACACTCGAATCACTCCACACActcaacatgtgtgtgtgtgcgttgcggtgtgtgtgtgtgtgcgttgcgggtgtgtgtgtgtgtgtgtgtgtgtgtgtgcacgtgcgtgcgtgcgtatgtgcgtgcgtgtgtgcgtgcgtgtgtgtgtgtgtgtgcgtgcgtgcgtgcgtgcgtgtgtgcgtgcgtgcgtgtgtgtgtgcgtgcgtgcgtgcgtgcgtgcgtgcgtgcgtgcgtgtgtgtgtgtgtgtgtgtgtgtgtgtgtgtgtgtgtgtgtgtgtgtgtgtgtgtgtgtgtgtgtgtgtgtgtgtgtgtgtgtgtgtgcgtgcgtgcgtgcgtgcgtgagtgtgtgtgtgtgtgcgtgcgtgcgtgcgtgtgtgtgtgtgtgtgtgtaccatccACAGGTGGTGTACTTCACAGCACTGTTTCCATATGTGGTCCTTCTGGCTCTTCTGTTCAACAATGTCCGACTACCAGGAGCCCTGGATGGCATCCTGTTCTTCCTGACACCCAAATGGAACAAACTGGGAGAGATACACGTGAGTGGGTCAAAGCACTTATAAACTTCGACTTGAAGAAGTGACTTCAACTTGAAGAAGTGATCTTATTCATGAATTAATGACATAGACACGTTGTGATACTCATTGTGATGGTCTTGGTTAGGTTCCCCTACACTGATTTTCTTAGTCAGTTTGCAGGTCTTGCTCCCATAAAATAATTACTTTGCCAGTCTATAACACTGTACCTACCCATGTTTGAGCCATTATGTGGGAAGTGTTAGAGGACAGTTTGACCTCAGGAATGCCCGCTCATTGTTTCATGCTTCCAGGCAGTGGGGTTTTTATTTGTCTAGAGAAAACAATGTTTAACCAGCTCCTGTTGTAAAAAAGTAACTGTCAAGCGGTTGCTTCTGTTATACTGTTGTTACAACCAGCTCCTGGGGCACTGCACTGGGGCCCATTGCttcccatgtgtgtgtgtctcagggggCATAAGCATAAAGACAAATGTCCATTCTCTGCAAGTTAATGGACAATAAGGTGATCTTTTTCACAGGTATGGATTGATGCTACTGCTCAGATCTTCTACTCAATAGGCATTGGATTTGGCTGCTTACTGTCTATGGCCAGCCACAACAAGGTCAACAATAACATCCTCAGGTAGTCTATAGAAAGCTTTTGTGTTTGCTTACGTGTGACATTTTGCACATTGCACTGCCATTGCTAACAAacacacagatatacagtatttggCCCCATACAAACTGACTGCCTCCTGGTGTGGTGCTAGTGATTATGCTACTTCATAATCGTAAACAATGAACTCATCATTATCTTTTGTGTGCGGCAGGGATGCAATGATTGTCACTTTGGCGAACTCTGCCACCAGTATTTTTGCTGGCTTCGTCATGTTCTCTGGCATCGGCTACATGGCACATGTGCGCCACCTCCAAGTGGAGCAACTGGCTGTTGAAGGTACTGTTCAGGAGGACtaagctctggtccagggcgttaCTGACTGTTGGAGGTACTGTTCAGGAGGACtaagctctggtccagggcgttaCTGGCTGTTGGAGGTACTGTTCAGGAGGacttagctctggtccagggcgttaCTGGCTGTTGGAGGTACTGTTCAGGAGGACTAAGCTCTGATCCAGGGCGTTACTGACTGTTGGAGGTACTGTTCAGGAGGACtaagctctggtccagggcgttaCTGGCTGTTGGAGGTACTGTTCAGGAGGACtaagctctggtccagggtgttactgactgttggagGTAATGTTCAGGAGGacttagctctggtccagggcgttaCTGGCTGTTGGAGGTACTGTTCAGGAGGACTTAGCTCTGATCCAGGGCGTTACTGACTGTTGGAGGTACTGTTCTGGAGGACTTAGCTCTAGTCCACTGCATTACATGTGGTTTGCTGATGCTGATGAGCTTTTTTCAACAGGCATctttttcaagttttaatgtcacgtaCACAAGTACAGGGAAATGCCTTGCTTGCTAGCTCTAATCCCAACAGGGTCAAACAAAAACACAGGagaaataagaagaacacgagaaagtaagaagctatatacagggtcagttctaataccatatttacaatgtgtagggatactggagtgatagagggatatagGATATATgattaacagagtagcagcaacaTCTATGATgaatgtatgtgagtgtgtgtgtgcatttgtgtagaGTCCGTTTAAATGTGTGTGCATGATATGTGTGAGCaaatttagtgtgtgtgtgtgttggagagtcagtgtgcgtgagtgtcctgtgagtgtgtgtgtcctgtgtgtgtgtgtgtgtgtgtgtgtgtgtgtgtgtgtgtgtgtgtgtgtgtgtgtgtgtgtgtgtgtgtgtgtgtgtgtgtgtgtgtgttggagagtcagtgtgcgtgagtgtcctgtgagtgtgcatagagacagcgCAAGCATAAAAATAAAACCAGAGGGTCAACTCagatagtctgtgtagccattttgttagatATTTATTTAGCAGTGTTATGGCTCATTTTACGGACCTTCCTTTCACACCGCTTGATATACAaacctggatggcagggagctgggcggtctgcaccaccctctgtagcgccatgagATCGAGAGCGGTGCGGATGCCATACCAACCAGTGATTCAGCCAGTCAaggtgctctcaatggtgcagctgtagaaatgtTTGAGGATTTGAGagcccatgccaaaccttttcaacctcctgaggggtaAGAGGTGCTGTCGCACCCTTTTTACGACTGTCCAcctgtgtgtggaccatgttaaatcCTTAGTAAATCCATAgggctctcgacccgctccactgcagcctcgtctatgtggatgggggcgtgcccCCCCATGTCcggtagtccatgatcagctccttggtcttactgaggttgaaggagaggttgttatcctggcaccacactgccaggtcactgacctccaccttgtaggctgtctcattgttggtgatcaggcctaccaccggcgtgtcgtcagcaaacttgatgatggtgttggagtcgtgcatggccacgcagtcgtgggtgaacagggattacaggtGGGGGCtgaggtgatgttgcctaccctcacacacctggggtcggcctgtcaggaagtccaggatccagttgcagagggaggtgtatagtcccaaggtccttagcttattgatgagctttgagggcactatgatgttgaaagctaagctgtagtcaattaatagcattctcacgtaggtgttccttttgtcctggtgggaaagggcagtgtggatctgtggatctgttaggacggtaatcaaattggagtgggtgtagGGTCTCTGgggtaatggtgttgatgtgagccatgaccaccctttcaaagcacttcatggctacagacgtgagtgctacgggtcagtagtcatttaggtaggttaccttagtgttcttgggcacagcacagggtctgtttgaaacatgttggtattattggaaagggagaggttgaaaatgtcagtgaaggcacttgccagttggtcagcgcgtgctcggagtacacgtcctggtaatccatcttgccctccggccttgtgaatgttgacctgttgaaaggtcttactcacatc includes:
- the LOC115128729 gene encoding sodium- and chloride-dependent betaine transporter-like codes for the protein MDRLPKERETWANRAEFILSSVGYAVGIGNVWRFPYVCFSDGGGAFLIPYLTMMCLCAIPLVFMEFTVGQYTKRGPVEAFIDICPLMKGVGVAMVMLSFIVASYNNTVLTWVLYYLFHSFTAPLPWQLCNATWNIPENCSSFMENSTTHLQSATKQFFDHRLLEITEGIETVGHLRWELVGILLLIWAILFFCVFKGIRSTGKVVYFTALFPYVVLLALLFNNVRLPGALDGILFFLTPKWNKLGEIHVWIDATAQIFYSIGIGFGCLLSMASHNKVNNNILRDAMIVTLANSATSIFAGFVMFSGIGYMAHVRHLQVEQLAVEGPGLAFVVYPEIFSTMPVPQLWAFLFFLMLMCLGLDSQFALVEVMGTFVMDSFGPKILLMLNYKELVTLLLCFLTFLFGLPCITQGGVYIFQLLDYSVGITLMFTSLFEVVALSWIFGVWRLSIMVKRILGKPPNIFFKACWLVVSPLLIVAILVTAMVQHKPLLYEKTYLYPAWAEGVAWIIIFLSVGWIPLGAMHELLGRKGTCLARLKASVTPRITLEEVCNVPVNEDQHQDHVKSLYSLSEVSPLREEKDRGDM